The DNA region TGCAGCCAAACTTTCAGTTCTAGCTCTGTGTGACTTGGTTGTCCGCTTGTGATCAGATCACCCAGGATGCATGTTCATGCCAGGCGTAAACAGGGCCTGAAAGCACTCAGCAACCATGGAAAATTAACTATGGTGGACCATTTTTTCAGAACTCTGTGGGCGTTTACAAACTGCACTTGATTGACATGTCCTCACTCTTATGTTGCTTTTGTTACACCTGAAACTGGTATTTCCTGAGATCCTGTCTCTTTGTGGCCAAACACTTCCAGAGTCGGGATGAGGCTGGATTTGATTCCCAGTATGTCACTGACACACCTACCCAGTCATGTTATGTCATGActgtttttaatgcacttttctgcagtttggtCCTTTTGATTGGTGGCTGCTGTCCGAGGAGGGAGGTTGTGCATCACCTTGTGCAGTGATGGATTGGCAGTGTGTCCAAAATAATGGTGAATGAATCAATACAtctacattaaaatgaaaacaaaacaaactgatatGAGGATTGGATATTTTAACATCGCTGATGCATGTGATTGTAGAGCGTATCTTTAAAACCATCATTTTTGAATGCACATTaagcaggaagaaaaatgaaaacatttcaacttGTTCGACTAAAATTAGCCTGCTGAGACCTCATGTAGCTCCTCCCTTGCTATATATCCTGTTAAAGCCCATCATCAGGTCTGCTCTGACTAAATACCACACCTTTCACCACAGCCTTTATATGTCAGTGTAGCTTGTTGCTCGTGGCTTTGCTTGTTCTCACTGAAGACATGCAGAGGACATTTACAAGTGCTGTCGGACCAGAAAGATGTAGATTATAAATTTGACCAGTTGTCCCACAACAACAGTTGTTGTCCCACAACAACTTCATCCGGGACTACAGTAAAATCGCTGCACCTCTGACGAAGCTAACTTCTTCTAAGGTGAAATTTAGCTGGTCAGCTGACGCGGGCAAGGCTTTCAGTAAGTTGAAGGAGCTCCTCACCATGGCTCTGGTGCTCGTGTTGATCGAACTGGGTAAGCAATTCATTGTGGAGGTGGATGCTTCAGACACGTGTGTTGGGACTGTCCTGTTTCAAAATACGGGTCCAGAGAACCGCTTGCAGCCTCGtgcttttctctcctgtcatctctcccCTGCAGATTGTAATTATGATGTGAGAAACCAGAAGCTGTTGGCCGTCAAACTGGCTTtagaggagtggagacactggctggaggaAGCTGAACAGCCATTTGCCTGGACTGATCGTAAGAACCTGTCGTACATTACTGTAAGTCAGCGAAGTCTACTCAACTCTAGACAAGCCAGGTGGGCGCTTTTCTTCAGCAGATTTAATTTCACCCTCACTTACAGACCAGGATCCCAGAACACTGAGCCAGATGCCCTCTCCTGCCAGTTCTCCCCATCTGAGCCTGACGCAACTCCCAATGACACCATTCTGACTGCTGGTCAGGTCGTCACAGCATTCACCTGGGACACAGGTAACGGTCCTCTAAATAAACTCTTTGTGCCTCAACCAGATCCTAGGTGCTGCAATGGACTCATGCTACCCACCTTGCTTACCACCCTGGAGCCAACCGAATCATCTCTCTCCTTTGCCATAACTTTTGGTGGCCCTCTCTGGAGGCAGACACACGTGAATATGTCGTCGCCAGCACCATCTGTGCTCGGAGCAAAGCCTCTCACCAAGTCCTGGCTGGACTCCTCCACGCTCTGCCTGTCCCCAGGAGACTATGGTCCCATATAGGCCTGGACATTGTCACCAGTTTACCATCCACCAAGGGTAACATTGTCATTCTCCAGACAAGCAGTAGAGAAATCTGGCTTTCTTCACCCCTGGTTGCCAGTTCGTTGTGATCCTTCTCGTGTCAAgcgttttctctgttttctctatTGCCTACCAGCCATTTCCAGTGTCCCGCTCTGCCTCTACCTTCcagttgtgttttcctgtgtttccagCTCATCGAGAGTTCGCCTTTAGTTAAGAGACTTGTGAAataaatgttcctttttttatACCCTTATTCTGTCTACCAATCTTCATCATTGTGTCCAGTCAATATtgcaaaagcacaaacagattGTAATTGTGCGTGGTGGAATGTTTGGTATTGCACCGATATATTCAAATATGATCAGTGACTGCAAATAGTATTAAATCTCAGGGTTGTTTGGGCTAACACAGACATCATGTTAGATTGTATTTATGACTTGCAggctttttggtttttggtaTTACATTGGTTGAGAGTGGATTTTCGTGCAtactcattttatttgtatagtagCACGTGGACAAAATCTCAGTAAAATGATTGCATTAAGAAGTATGACAGGCGAGCAAATGACCCAAGTGCCGTACCAGCCACTCACTGAAGATGACAGATGATTGTGTTGTGTCCACTGTTTGGACTGCTAAAATCACTGACAGACTTCAGCGGAGGAGAAACAGACCTCGAATGAGGAAATAGATCTCTCTTGCCCTACAGGTCCAAGGTCTTGCCCGCCGAAGGAGCAACAAACCAAGGAAAAAAGCAAGGAGATTGGATCAGGGTGGAACAGGGTCCGAAACCAGGAATCAGGCAAGAAATAAATTCTGGAGAGTCAGGCATGAAGCTCAGACAATCTGGCACCGAGCTGGTGAAACACTGTTCCTTAAATGCCCTGgctgatgagtctgatgagaCCCAGGTGTGCAGGGGAGTGGGGTGTGGCAGAGAAGTGCTGTCAAAATGATTAACTGACAGTGATTTCAGGAAACTGGATTTTGTGTTCACATGTTTTGTAAAATTCAATAAGTAATAACAAATATAAACAATGTAAAACTTATGCTGTTTCAACCTTCTGAGGAATTGTTTTCTGCAGTTGTTGCTACTGCGTTGCAAACATTTAACAAGACATTCAGTCACTCACACTTTTTTACACTGGATGCCTCGAAAAAGTCAACTTGGGTAGATGCATCATACGCAGATATGTCGGAAAACTTTAATAATAAATTACACACAGGATGAAACAAAATTAACAAGATGTGATACTACAAGTGAGTACTACAGACTGTTACAATAATATTTGACtattaaatgtgttatttttgcatCATGATGATTCATTTCCttttgtgaaatgctgaaatagCAGGACTCAAAAAATGTTTGGACAAAATTTCTAAATATTATGCATAAAATGTCCTTTAGAATATCCAATTTATATAATATTTTATGTCTTCTGAAAGCACAAGTGCTGACAAAGTGGTGTATTTCCCTCCCAGTGTGGCGTATACATACAGGATCACTTTTTAAATCCAGCGTTTAGATTATTAATCCATCACAAAGCCCTGACATCAGTGTAGATCGTCTCCTCCTTTCTTGGACTTCTTCTTTGATTCTCTTCTGATTTGCCAGCTTTCCTCCTGCTCATGTTTGGTGCAGCATAAACCAAAGAATCTTCATTTCTCTGAGGGAAtaaagtgcaaaattgaaaatgagagaaagctGATTTTAACACAAGTTGATAACTTTTTCTAGCGACATCTTTGAATTCTTTACCTGCTGACTTTGCTGATCatcactggctgctgcagcatctggtTGCAGAGtggattattaaaaaaaaagaagaggaaaagattttactgtgtgtgtgatgaaaaatTCTATAGGTTAGAATTATAAAAGGCAAAAATCTGAATCAAGTGATTTTGGCTGTTGGGAAACAGTCTAATAGGTTGTCTGAGTAACGTCTCTTACCTTTACAACAACCACAGGATTTTTTCCTGATGACATAAAGAAGGGAGGCTGTAAGAATTAGACTTATagccaaagcagcaaacagcagatagaCACCTTTGTCAATTTTCTGTGAATTACCTGAAAcattatgaaaagaaaaacaattatcTTAAGTCAATATAAGTAATAGATAATTGACTTGATAAAATTGTGATACTATAACCATTACAAAGAAATATTCAGCACTTACCTTTAACCTCGACTTTAATTCCATTTCCAAATATTATCTGTCCACATGTGGCCACAGCACAGTGATAAGTCccagcatcagaggagctgatgttcTCCTTGAAGAAGTTGtagacacatttctgtggagAGCGAGCCTCAGGACTCGTCTCACACTCATCACCACTGTTTCCATGAGCGTAAATGACACTGGGATGAGATTCATGTGATCCGGCTCTGAACCAGTACACACCGAGTCCTCCTGGACATGTTTTGTtctcagagtcagagaggactgaacactgcagagacactgagtctcCTGGACGGACCGGATCAGATGGAGGGGCTTGAACGACGGCAATGATATCAGTTTCTGGTCCTGTGaaatacaaacatgaaaataagcatGTGTTACTTTCATGACCAAAGAGTTAAAACTGTTAGTCTGAACAGACTACTTTAAACTGTGGACATGTACTATATTAATTTATGCATGTGGGAACATTTAACTATGCAAACTGGTGTTAGAAAGAGTGCTTACCTTTGATCCTTAGAAATGTTCCTTTCAGAAGAGCCATGTGAAGTTGTTCAAACTTTAAACAGTAGTAAACTCCAGTATCGCTGAGCTTTGTTTCACTAATATGCAGAATAAATCTTCCAGGCTCTTGTTTGGCTGTGATGTGACCAGTGTTGATCACACCATCATAATCAAAATTAAAAGTTCCTCCCAAGATTTCAGGCAAGTTTCCAGAAACAAGCCTGATCCAAAATAATTGCGTTGAAGACCAAGATGTCGAGCGTTCACAGGTCAGAgtcacattttgtccaaaatCAACAGTCCTTGTCTCAAAGATCTGATCGTCTGTGGatcctgaaaacaaaacaaaatgaagaaccaCAGATCAGTGAGCAGAGAAAGAATCATGAATGCCCTCTGCTGAATTACTGTAACACCATGACAATACTTCAAATATGTATCTGTAGTACATCTGAAACGTTTACTCATACTTACGCCCCACTCCGAGCATCAGCAGTGAATAAAACACGATCAGCATTTTCTTGTTCATCCGCTCGAGTCTACAGTCAAATTAAATATTAGTAGAAGACGATTCACCTTAATGTAACCATATCGAGAGGGAGGGAACTATTTCAGAGCAATCTGATTGGCCTCTTGTTAcgttgttttttcactgtgcacCACAGTGGAAATAAAGTGAACCATCTTTCCAAcgtgaacacatgaaacaccaCCAACAGCaagcttttgtttcatgtttcatggtgGGTTTCTATAACTGACGCTGAGAGTAAATACAAGAGACGATTTGTTTGATCTTAATGTGAACGACATGATCCAGAACAATGtggttaaaaacattttcctttgtatTTTAACAATATTCAGTCAACTTTTCAAGTGATACTCGCTATGAGCCAAGCTGTTTAGGACATGCGTCTTGTTAGTAATATTTCCAATTTGTATATTTGTACAAATATACATTGAAGGATTGAAGAATTTATCTGccaacactgaaatcaaaggTATTTCCTGAGATCCTGTCTCTTTGTGGCCAAACGCTTCCAGAGTTGGGATGAGACTGGATTAGATTCCCACTGACACACCTACCCAGTCATGTTATGTCATGACTGTTTTTTATgcacttttctgcagtttggtCCTTTTGATTGGTGGCTGCTGTCTTTTTAGCAAAAGCAGGAGTGATGTTGAACTGTGATGTTAAGCTTTCCTGATTAGCTGCTAACAGGTTTCACATGCTTGCTAAAGTCTGCTCCACCTTGTGCATCAC from Chaetodon trifascialis isolate fChaTrf1 chromosome 5, fChaTrf1.hap1, whole genome shotgun sequence includes:
- the LOC139330980 gene encoding signal-regulatory protein beta-2-like: MLIVFYSLLMLGVGRSTDDQIFETRTVDFGQNVTLTCERSTSWSSTQLFWIRLVSGNLPEILGGTFNFDYDGVINTGHITAKQEPGRFILHISETKLSDTGVYYCLKFEQLHMALLKGTFLRIKGPETDIIAVVQAPPSDPVRPGDSVSLQCSVLSDSENKTCPGGLGVYWFRAGSHESHPSVIYAHGNSGDECETSPEARSPQKCVYNFFKENISSSDAGTYHCAVATCGQIIFGNGIKVEVKGNSQKIDKGVYLLFAALAISLILTASLLYVIRKKSCGCCKGKRRYSDNLLDSSDDQQSQQRNEDSLVYAAPNMSRRKAGKSEENQRRSPRKEETIYTDVRAL